In Pseudorca crassidens isolate mPseCra1 chromosome 13, mPseCra1.hap1, whole genome shotgun sequence, the following proteins share a genomic window:
- the DLL1 gene encoding delta-like protein 1, which translates to MGRRCALALAVLSALLCQVWSSGVFELKLQEFVNKKGLLGNRNCCRGGAGPPPCACRTFFRVCLKHYQASVSPEPPCTYGSTVTPVLGVDSFSLPDGAGADTAFSNPIRFPFGFTWPGTFSLIIEALHSDSPDDLATENPERLISRLATQRHLTVGEEWSQDLHSSGRTDLKYSYRFVCDEHYYGEGCSVFCRPRDDAFGHFTCGERGEKVCNPGWKGQYCTEPICLPGCDEQHGFCDKPGECKCRVGWQGRYCDQCIRYPGCLHGTCQQPWQCNCQEGWGGLFCNQDLNYCTHHKPCKNGATCTNTGQGSYTCSCRPGYTGANCETEVDECSASPCRNGGSCTDLENSYSCTCPPGFYGRICELSAMVCADGPCFNGGRCSDNPKGGYTCRCPGGFSGFNCEKKMDSCSSSPCSNGAQCVDLGDAYVCRCQAGFSGRHCDDSVDDCASSPCANGGTCRDGVNEYSCTCPPGYTGTNCSAPVSRCEHAPCHNGATCHERALRYLCECARGYGGPNCQFLLPELPPGPVVVDLTEKYVEGQAGAFPWVAVGAGAVLVLTLLLGCAAAVVCVRLRLQKRRPPADPCPGEAETMNNLANRRREKDISVSVIGATQIKNTNKKVDLHTEPGTEKNSLKACDPAVGYNLLQDLKGAAASGEPHSKRDAKSQPQGSAGEEKSAPTLRGGEAAERKRPDSVYSTSKDTKYQSVYVISEEKDECVIATEV; encoded by the exons CGGCGGTGCGCCCTGGCCCTCGCCGTGCTCTCGGCCCTGCTGTGCCAG GTCTGGAGCTCCGGGGTGTTCGAGCTGAAGCTGCAGGAGTTCGTCAACAAGAAGGGGCTGCTGGGGAACCGCAACTGCTGCCGCGGGGGCGCGGGGCCGCCGCCGTGCGCCTGCAGGACTTTCTTCCGCGTGTGCCTCAAGCACTACCAGGCCAGCGTGTCCCCCGAGCCTCCCTGCACCTACGGCAGCACCGTCACGCCGGTGCTGGGCGTCGACTCCTTCAGCCTCCCGGACGGCGCGGGCGCGGACACCGCCTTCAGCAACCCCATCCGCTTCCCCTTTGGCTTCACCTGGCCG ggAACCTTCTCTCTGATCATTGAAGCTCTCCACTCTGATTCTCCTGATGACCTCGCAACag AGAACCCGGAAAGGCTCATCAGCCGCCTGGCCACGCAGAGGCACCTGACGGTGGGCGAGGAGTGGTCCCAGGACCTGCACAGCAGCGGTCGCACAGACCTCAAGTACTCCTACCGATTCGTGTGTGACGAACACTACTATGGGGAAGGCTGCTCCGTCTTCTGCCGCCCCCGCGACGACGCCTTCGGCCACTTCACCTGCGGGGAGCGAGGGGAAAAAGTCTGCAACCCTGGCTGGAAAGGCCAGTACTGCACTGAGC CCATCTGCTTGCCGGGGTGCGATGAGCAACATGGGTTTTGCGACAAGCCAGGGGAATGCAA GTGCAGAGTGGGCTGGCAGGGCCGGTACTGTGACCAGTGCATTCGGTACCCCGGCTGTCTCCACGGCACCTGCCAGCAGCCCTGGCAATGCAACTGCCAGGAAGGCTGGGGGGGCCTTTTCTGCAACCAGG ACCTGAACTACTGCACACACCACAAGCCCTGCAAGAATGGGGCCACCTGCACCAACACGGGCCAGGGAAGCTACACTTGCTCTTGCCGGCCTGGGTACACGGGGGCCAACTGCGAGACGGAGGTGGACGAGTGCAGTGCCAGCCCCTGCAGGAATGGAGGGAGCTGCACG GACCTCGAGAACAGCTACTCCTGCACCTGCCCGCCTGGCTTCTACGGCAGGATCTGCGAGCTGAGTGCCATGGTGTGTGCCGACGGCCCCTGCTTCAACGGGGGACGGTGCTCGGACAACCCCAAGGGAGGGTACACCTGCCGCTGCCCTGGGGGCTTCTCTGGCTTTAACTGTGAGAAGAAAATGGATTCCTGCAGTTCCTCACCCTGTTCCAATG GTGCACAGTGCGTAGACCTTGGCGATGCTTACGTGTGCCGCTGCCAAGCCGGCTTCTCTGGGAGGCACTGTGATGACAGCGTGGACGACTGTGCCTCTTCCCCGTGTGCCAACGGCGGCACGTGCCGGGACGGCGTGAATGAGTATTCCTGCACCTGCCCCCCCGGGTACACGGGCACAAACTGCAGTGCCCCCGTCAGCAGGTGTGAGCACGCACCCTGCCACAACGGGGCCACCTGCCACGAGCGGGCCCTCCGCTACCTGTGCGAGTGCGCCCGGGGCTACGGGGGCCCCAACTGCCAGTTCCTGCTTCCCGAGCTGCCCCCGGGCCCCGTGGTGGTGGACCTCACCGAGAAGTACGTGGAGGGCCAAGCCGGCGCGTTCCCCTGGGTGGCCGTCGGCGCGGGCGCGGTCCTCGTCCTCACGCTGCTGCTGGGCTGCGCTGCCGCCGTGGTCTGCGTTCGGCTGAGGCTGCAGAAGCGCCGGCCCCCCGCCGACCCCTGCCCGGGGGAGGCGGAGACCATGAATAACCTGGCCAACCGCCGGCGGGAGAAGGACATCTCTGTCAGCGTCATCGGGGCCACGCAGATCAAGAACACCAACAAGAAGGTGGACCTGCACACGGAGCCCGGCACCGAGAAGAACAGCCTCAAGGCTTGCGACCCCGCCGTGGGCTATAACCTGCTGCAGGACCTCAAGGGTGCCGCTGCCAGCGGGGAGCCCCACAGCAAGCGTGATGCCAAGAGCCAGCCCCAGGGCTCTGCGGGGGAGGAGAAGAGTGCCCCGACCCTCAGGGG TGGAGAAGCAGCTGAAAGAAAAAGGCCGGACTCTGTGTACTCCACTTCGAAAGACACAAAGTACCAGTCGGTGTACGTCATATCCGAGGAGAAGGACGAGTGCGTCATCGCAACTGAG GTGTAA